Proteins co-encoded in one Juglans regia cultivar Chandler chromosome 16, Walnut 2.0, whole genome shotgun sequence genomic window:
- the LOC108993460 gene encoding uncharacterized protein LOC108993460: MEDDYTDEKEDVDELERRMWRDKMRLKRLKEQDKYTQSAFVPGRMISDNTIVAYELMHSMQNRRKKHKEAFMALKLDMSKAYDRLEWSFIQQVLQRMGFAKEWIELVMQCISTVSYSILLNGSPQASFNPSRDDSLVFCKAQMQEWIRLHNIISLYESASGQRLNLEKSSIFFSKNTRHEIQSSILSIAGIKASGPFERYLGLPSYIGRSKSRAFFPILDRIKAQMSRWKTNLLSPAATDFSTARVKRGDSFVWKSITAGRQLLYEGLIWKIGNGNIVKIWSNKWLPTPTSYKSQSQPKVLCLEATVNSLIDQETHSWNIPLVQNIFTPEEAAIISRIHVSACNSNDKQVWRCTKNGLFTVKSAYHLQVSLNDNKMGQASDTSNHEALWNRLWKLKVPNKIKIFIWRSAREILPTRVNLHKRKIIDSPMCPICLIHPETVSHVLWTCKAAQDVWSISSRRIQKSKTEVASFNDLLSNLLSTLPPEDHTRLAFTAKEIWFRRNKFVFESKFTPPQQILKLVSSSMTDLEQIERNQHRTSTQIQGTARWCKPPINVYKLNWDTAIDKINCRVGIGVSIRDWLGLVTATLRSPCNSFPDPLLGEALAALRSVQFGINLGLKNVIFEGDSKLVVHGITSGAED; encoded by the exons ATGGAGGATGATTATACTGATGAAAAGGAAGATGTAGATGAGCTTGAGAGGAGGATGTGGAGGGACAAAATGCGCCTCAAACGGCTCAAAGAACAAGATAAAT ACacccaaagtgcctttgttccAGGAAGGATGATCTCTGATAACACAATTGTGGCTTATGAACTAATGCATTCAATGCAGAACAGAAGAAAGAAACAcaaagaagctttcatggcacTCAAgctagacatgagcaaggcatatgataggctAGAGTGGTCATTTATACAGCAGGTTCTTCAAAGGATGGGGTTTGCCAAGGAGTGGATTGAGCTGGTCATGCAATGCATCAGTACTGTCTCTTATTCTATTCTTCTCAATGGCTCACCTCAGGCATCATTCAATCCTTCGAGGG atgacagtctGGTTTTTTGTAAAGCTCAGATGCAGGAATGGATTAGACTTCATAACATCATCTCCTTGTATGAATCAGCCTCAGGGCAAAGGCTAAACCTTGAGAagtcttcaatctttttcagtAAAAACACAAGGCATGAGATCCAAAGCTCTATACTATCTATTGCTGGTATTAAAGCCTCGGGGCCTTTTGAAAGATACTTGGGATTGCCTTCTTACATAGGAAGGAGTAAATCAAGGGCCTTCTTTCCAATTCTTGACAGAATCAAAGCTCAAATGAGCCGCTGGAAAACTAACCTGCTTTCCCCAGCAG CAACGGATTTCTCCACAGCTAGAGTCAAAAGGGGCGACTCCTTTGTGTGGAAGAGTATCACAGCAGGCAGACAGTTACTCTATGAAGGCCTGATCTGGAAAATTGGTAATGGGAACATAGTGAAAATATGGTCAAATAAATGGCTGCCTACCCCAACATCTTACAAGTCTCAGTCCCAACCCAAAGTTCTATGCCTCGAAGCTACTGTTAACTCTCTCATTGATCAAGAAACCCACTCATGGAACATACCTCtggttcaaaatattttcactccTGAAGAGGCTGCCATTATTTCCAGAATTCATGTTAGTGCTTGTAACAGCAATGATAAGCAGGTTTGGAGGTGTACTAAGAACGGGCTCTTCACAGTCAAATCAGCTTACCATCTTCAAGTGTCATTGAATGATAACAAAATGGGACAAGCTTCAGACACTTCAAATCATGAGGCCCTTTGGAATCGACTATGGAAGCTTAAAGtgccaaacaaaattaaaatatttatctggAGATCAGCTAGAGAAATCCTTCCCACCAGAGTTAACTTGCACAAAAGGAAGATCATTGACTCACCAATGTGCCCCATATGCTTAATTCACCCAGAAACCGTATCTCATGTTCTATGGACGTGTAAAGCTGCTCAAGATGTTTGGAGTATTAGCTCAAGGAGAATACAGAAAAGTAAAACTGAGGTAGCATCCTTTAATGATTTACTCTCAAACCTCCTTTCCACACTCCCACCAGAGGATCATACCAGGTTAGCTTTCACAGCTAAGGAAATCTGGTTCAGAAGGAACAAGTTCGTCTTTGAATCCAAATTCACCCCCCCACAACAGATTTTAAAACTGGTCTCCTCTAGCATGACTGACTTGGAACAAATTGAAAGGAACCAGCATAGGACCTCTACTCAAATCCAAGGGACAGCTAGGTGGTGCAAGCCTCCAATCAATGTCTACAAATTGAATTGGGACACAGCCATTGACAAAATTAATTGCAGGGTGGGTATAGGGGTGTCAATTAGAGATTGGTTGGGTCTTGTGACAGCAACTCTAAGAAGCCCTTGTAACTCCTTTCCTGATCCACTCTTGGGAGAAGCCTTAGCAGCCTTGCGATCAGTACAATTTGGTATTAATCTTGGTCTGAAAAATGTC